A part of Aegilops tauschii subsp. strangulata cultivar AL8/78 chromosome 2, Aet v6.0, whole genome shotgun sequence genomic DNA contains:
- the LOC109754630 gene encoding putative receptor protein kinase ZmPK1 has protein sequence MRALRVFLMLATLPWIALSAGERRSVMWRGDSFAVEDAASSSSSSSGRHVHALVSPGGNFSCGFRKVATNAYTLAIWFTASADATVAWAANRDAPVNGWGSRAELRHDGSLVLRDFDGRVAWSTNTSDAGADRAELLDSGNLVVSDASGRALWQSFDWPTDTLLPRQPITRYRRLVSASARGLPYSGFYNFYFDSNNILNLMYDGPEISSNYWPNPFNKWWDNNRTAYNSSRYGSLNARGRFFASDNLKFNASDLGDAGVMRRLTLDYDGNLRQYSLDVSAGTWRVTWAAMSRQCDVHGICGRYGLCTYGLGGAPVCSCPEGFVVANASDWSKGCRREFDVRCGEDVYFAPMPAADYWGFDFNYTEALTFDTCRQICLDDCNCEAFGYKQGSGKCYPKIALWNGRLPDSKQVIYLKVPRRVQNLDPSVLRLGGHRCTVREVNANSSASYLLAAGSKLNFVYFYSFLAGLFVMEAIFIAVGYLFVFRADPAARRIRDEGYSLVLNHFRRFTYDELSAATSEFSEEVGRSASGAVYKGVLDDGRSVAVTRLEEVTQADEVFRSDLSMIGRINHMNLVRIFGFCSEHSHRLLVSEHVEKGSLDKALFADGEDGAAALGWHARYGVAVGVAKGLAYLHHECLEWIVHCDVKPENILLGADLEPKINDFGLVKLLSRRDERGRVLSRVQGTRGYIAPEWALNLPITGKADVFSFGVVLLELLRGQRVCDWEVDGGGGEALRMDFPRLVALLREETRDLQEAWLEEFVDARLRGDFSHPQAAAMLEVAVSCVDDDPGRRPSMDAVVQMLLSSQDVVPPSLRHASSPVPEISHMV, from the coding sequence ATGAGAGCGCTCAGGGTTTTCCTCATGCTCGCCACCTTGCCTTGGATCGCCCTCTCGGCCGGCGAGCGCCGGAGCGTCATGTGGCGCGGCGACTCCTTCGCCGTGGAGGACGCcgcctcgtcgtcgtcgtcttctTCCGGCCGGCACGTGCACGCCCTGGTGTCCCCGGGCGGCAACTTCTCGTGCGGCTTCCGCAAGGTGGCCACCAACGCCTACACGCTCGCCATCTGGTTCACGGCCTCGGCCGACGCCACCGTGGCCTGGGCGGCCAACCGCGACGCGCCCGTCAACGGCTGGGGCTCCCGCGCCGAGCTCCGGCACGACGGCTCCCTCGTGCTGCGGGACTTCGACGGCCGCGTCGCGTGGAGCACCAACACCAGCGACGCCGGGGCGGACCGCGCGGAGCTGCTCGACTCCGGCAACCTCGTCGTGTCCGACGCGTCCGGGCGCGCGCTCTGGCAGAGCTTCGACTGGCCCACCGACACGCTCCTCCCCCGCCAGCCCATCACGCGGTACCGCCGCCTCGTGTCGGCGTCGGCGAGGGGCCTGCCCTACTCCGGCTTCTACAACTTCTACTTCGACAGCAACAACATCCTCAACCTCATGTACGACGGCCCGGAGATCAGCAGCAACTACTGGCCGAATCCGTTCAACAAGTGGTGGGACAACAACCGGACGGCGTACAACAGCAGCCGCTACGGCAGCCTCAACGCGCGCGGCCGCTTCTTCGCCAGCGACAACCTCAAGTTCAACGCCTCCGACCTCGGCGACGCCGGCGTCATGCGCCGCCTCACGCTCGACTACGACGGCAACCTCCGCCAGTACAGCCTCGACGTCTCTGCAGGGACGTGGCGGGTCACGTGGGCGGCAATGTCGCGCCAGTGCGACGTGCACGGCATTTGCGGCCGCTACGGGTTGTGCACGTACGGGCTGGGCGGGGCGCCGGTGTGCTCGTGCCCGGAGGGGTTCGTCGTCGCCAACGCCAGCGACTGGAGCAAGGGCTGCCGGCGCGAGTTCGACGTCCGGTGCGGCGAGGACGTGTACTTCGCGCCCATGCCGGCCGCCGACTACTGGGGCTTCGACTTCAACTACACCGAGGCGCTCACCTTCGACACGTGCCGCCAGATCTGCCTCGACGACTGCAACTGCGAGGCGTTCGGCTACAAGCAGGGCTCCGGCAAGTGCTACCCCAAGATCGCGCTCTGGAACGGCCGCCTCCCGGACAGCAAGCAGGTCATCTACCTCAAGGTGCCCCGCCGCGTCCAGAACCTCGACCCCTCCGTGCTGCGCCTCGGCGGCCACAGGTGCACCGTGCGCGAGGTGAACGCCAACAGCAGCGCCTCCTACCTGCTGGCCGCCGGCAGCAAGCTCAACTTCGTCTACTTCTACTCCTTCCTGGCCGGGCTGTTCGTCATGGAGGCCATCTTCATCGCCGTCGGGTACCTGTTCGTGTTCCGGGCCGACCCGGCGGCGCGGCGGATCCGCGACGAAGGGTACAGCCTGGTGCTCAACCACTTCAGGCGGTTCACGTACGACGAGCTGTCGGCCGCGACCTCCGAGTTCAGCGAGGAGGTCGGAAGGAGCGCGTCGGGGGCCGTGTACAAGGGCGTCCTGGACGACGGCCGGAGCGTCGCCGTGACGCGGCTGGAGGAGGTGACGCAGGCGGACGAGGTGTTCCGGTCGGACCTCAGCATGATCGGCCGGATCAACCACATGAACCTGGTGAGGATCTTCGGCTTCTGCTCCGAGCACTCGCACCGGCTCCTCGTCTCGGAGCACGTGGAGAAGGGCTCGCTCGACAAGGCCCTCTTCGCCGACGGCGAGGACGGCGCCGCCGCGCTGGGGTGGCACGCGAGGTACGGGGTGGCCGTGGGCGTGGCCAAGGGCCTGGCGTACCTGCACCACGAGTGCCTGGAGTGGATCGTGCACTGCGACGTGAAGCCGGAGAACATCCTGCTGGGCGCGGACCTGGAGCCCAAGATCAACGACTTCGGGCTGGTGAAGCTGCTGAGCCGGCGGGACGAGCGCGGGCGGGTGCTGTCCCGGGTGCAGGGCACCAGGGGGTACATCGCGCCGGAGTGGGCGCTGAACCTGCCCATCACCGGCAAGGCCGACGTGTTCAGCTTCGGCGTGGTGCTCCTGGAGCTGCTCCGCGGGCAGCGGGTGTGCGACTGGGAGGTGGAcggagggggaggggaggcgcTGCGCATGGACTTCCCGCGGCTCGTCGCGCTGCTGCGGGAGGAGACGAGGGACCTGCAGGAGGCGTGGCTGGAGGAGTTCGTCGACGCGCGGCTGCGCGGCGACTTCAGCCACCCGCAGGCGGCCGCGATGCTGGAGGTGGCGGTGTCGTGCGTGGACGACGACCCCGGCAGGAGGCCCAGCATGGACGCCGTCGTGCAGATGCTCCTCTCGTCGCAGGACGTGGTGCCGCCGTCGCTCCGCCACGCGTCGTCTCCGGTCCCGGAGATCAGCCACATGGTCTGA
- the LOC109754635 gene encoding COP9 signalosome complex subunit 5 produces the protein MEPTSSSAVARQTWELENNIPAAASDPDAMDAIYRYDEAANARAHQEKPWATDPHHFRRARISALALLKMVVHARAGGTIEIMGLMQGKFEGDSIIVMDAFALPVEGTETRVNAQADAYEYMVEYSTINKQAGRLENVVGWYHSHPGYGCWLSGIDVSTQMLNQQFQEPWLAVVIDPTRTVSAGKVDIGAFRTYPKDYKPPDEPVSEYQTIPLNKIEDFGVHCKQYYSLDITYFKSSLDSHLLDLLWNKYWVNTLSSSPLLGNRDYIAGQIFDLADKLEQAEGQLAHSRFGMLMPSQRKKEQEESPLAKVTRDSSKITAEQVHGLMSQVIKDILFNSVHPSSKSKASASGTAPDSPVPEPMVEA, from the exons ATGGAGCCCACCTCGTCGTCGGCGGTGGCGAGGCAGACGTGGGAGCTGGAGAACAACATCCCGGCGGCCGCCTCCGACCCGGACGCCATGGACGCGATCTACCGCTACGACGAGGCGGCCAACGCGCGGGCCCACCAGGAGAAGCCCTGGGCCACCGACCCGCACCACTTCCGCCGCGCCAGGATCTCCGCCCTCGCGCTCCTCAAGATGGTCGTCCACGCCCGCGCCGGCGGCACCATCGAGATCATGGGCCTCATGCAGGGCAAGTTCGAGGGCGACTCCATCATCGTCATGGACGCCTTCGCCCTCCCCGTCGAGGGCACCGAGACCCGGGTCAACGCCCAGGCCGACGCCTACGAGTACATGGTCGAGTACTCCACCATCAACAAGCAG GCTGGAAGGTTGGAAAATGTGGTTGGCTGGTACCACTCACATCCTGGTTATGGATGCTGGCTCTCAGGCATTGATGTTTCAACTCAGATGCTTAATCAGCAGTTTCAAGAACCATGGTTGGCTGTTGTGATAGACCCTACAAGGACTGTTTCTGCTGGTAAAGTGGACATTGGAGCTTTTAGGACATACCCAAAAGATTACAAGCCACCGGATGAGCCTGTGTCTGAGTATCAGACCATACCACTCAACAAGATAGAAGATTTTGGTGTTCACTGCAAACAG TACTATTCTTTGGATATAACCTATTTCAAGTCATCCCTGGACTCTCACCTCCTTGATCTACTCTGGAACAAGTACTGGGTCAACACATTATCTTCATCACCACTTCTGGGCAACAGGGATTATATTGCTGGACAAATCTTTGATTTAG CTGATAAACTAGAGCAAGCTGAAGGGCAACTGGCACACAGTCGATTTGGCATGCTTATGCCATCACAGCGAAAGAAAGAG CAAGAGGAGTCGCCGCTGGCTAAGGTAACCCGGGATAGCTCCAAAATTACCGCTGAACAGGTTCATGGTCTCATGTCACAG GTCATCAAGGACATCCTCTTCAACTCTGTGCACCCGTCAAGCAAAAGCAAGGCAAGCGCAAGCGGAACCGCCCCAGATTCACCAGTGCCTGAGCCCATGGTCGAAGCATGA